In Leisingera methylohalidivorans DSM 14336, a single genomic region encodes these proteins:
- a CDS encoding HK97 family phage prohead protease has translation MQGPPQLEHKFARFGEDLSLQHASQITGYASLFGQTDQGGDAVIRGAYAASLKALQDQGRTVKMLWQHDPAQPIGVWDEVREDQRGLFVKGRILTATPKGAEAAALIEAGAIDGLSIGYRTLKSTRTPDGSRHLTQLELWEVSLVTFPMLPAARVAGKSSALAAEADALRALAAGLRRITQELKAGQT, from the coding sequence ATGCAGGGACCTCCCCAGCTTGAACATAAATTCGCGCGTTTCGGCGAGGATCTCTCGCTGCAGCACGCAAGCCAGATCACCGGCTACGCCAGCCTGTTCGGCCAGACCGATCAGGGCGGCGATGCGGTGATACGCGGCGCCTATGCCGCCTCGCTGAAGGCGCTTCAGGATCAGGGCCGCACCGTCAAGATGCTGTGGCAGCACGACCCCGCCCAGCCGATCGGCGTCTGGGACGAGGTGCGCGAGGATCAGCGTGGCCTGTTCGTCAAGGGCCGGATCCTGACCGCGACCCCCAAAGGCGCCGAAGCCGCGGCGCTGATCGAGGCCGGCGCCATTGACGGCCTGTCAATCGGCTACCGGACATTGAAATCCACCCGCACCCCGGACGGCAGCCGCCATCTGACCCAGCTGGAACTGTGGGAGGTGTCGCTGGTCACCTTCCCGATGCTGCCCGCGGCGCGGGTGGCGGGTAAATCCTCCGCCCTCGCGGCCGAGGCAGACGCGCTGCGCGCATTGGCCGCCGGCCTGCGCCGGATCACCCAGGAGCTCAAGGCCGGCCAGACTTAA
- a CDS encoding GTA head formation protein, RCAP_rcc01685 family encodes MTEHPMHAFDCSPGLRLSAHERVAQIQHEAVNRRLDRIEQMMERLEKRLWLTVYGVAAVILAQAFQSFLTVQLP; translated from the coding sequence ATGACTGAGCACCCGATGCACGCTTTCGACTGTTCACCGGGTTTGCGCCTGTCCGCCCATGAGCGGGTGGCCCAGATCCAGCACGAGGCGGTGAACCGCCGTCTCGACCGGATCGAACAGATGATGGAACGGCTGGAAAAACGTCTCTGGCTCACCGTCTACGGCGTCGCCGCGGTGATCCTGGCACAGGCCTTTCAATCCTTCCTGACGGTGCAATTGCCGTAA